One Manihot esculenta cultivar AM560-2 chromosome 6, M.esculenta_v8, whole genome shotgun sequence DNA segment encodes these proteins:
- the LOC110616998 gene encoding protein JOKA2 isoform X1: protein MESTLVIKVRYGDTLRRFNAHVNESGQLDLNLSGLRAKILGLFNFPLNADLTLTYVDEDGDVVTLVDDDDLLDVMKQSLKFLRVNVQLNNDKHGKSYAKSSGSSTPMRSPRVQNPLSNINICAADMLKSVPEPFRESLSELLSRLSLDLTSKIVAPNPVIAEVVDCFSKMGQTILSPSQHSGVNASSSTQTGATEHPMPSAVPAETSAMNDEPSLEVRIANVTRGVGVPVNSVLAPVDLNLDPPCDSNPSGCANVNSAPTPHVDDRKETKKQNAGQPSEKCFGVGASSSSTASALPSSLGTECPFSGIPVVNDLSIPPFIVPQMSSSRRSNGRNDSMVGMFHRGVQCDGCGVHPITGPRYKSKVREDYDLCSICFIEMGNEYDYIKMDRPVYYRHPRSFKGLHDHSQNYWVGPPPLSPVMRHCGVKPARAKLDSRFILDVNLLDGTMMASSTPFTKIWRMRNSGSIVWPQGSRLVWIGGDRFSHADSADLEIPADGVPVDGELDIAVDFTSPELPGRYISYWRMASPSGTKFGQRVWVLIQVDASVKDSLNGVRGLNLNLLPDCSGSKSPQIIDVNLQPVMDSGFLEPCNSTSVPVPTVDVEQPKEQELNFPINDTLLVGDGVSSSASNQAPSSVSYPIIDLRDMAPVVPSEALPAMDVPSSSDDVTVKDAVEKSLLKELEEMGFKQIDLNKEILRMNEYNLEQSVDDLCGVSDWDPILEELQEMGFSDKEMNRRLLKKNNGSIKRVVMDLLTGEKA, encoded by the exons ATGGAGTCTACTCTGGTGATCAAG GTTAGGTATGGTGACACTCTTAGGCGTTTCAATGCTCATGTTAATGAGAGTGGACAACTTGATCTCAACTTGAGTGGGCTAAGGGCAAAAATCCTTGGTCTCTTTAATTTCCCTCTTAATGCTGATCTTACTCTGACTTATGTTGATGAAGATGGCGATGTTGTGACACTTGTTGATGATGATGATCTACTTGATGTGATGAAACAAAGCCTGAAATTTCTGAGGGTTAATGTACAGCTCAACAATGATAAACATGGTAAATCTTATGCTAAATCCAGTGGTAGTTCGACTCCCATGAGATCTCCTCGAGTTCAGAATCCATTGTCAAACATCAACATTTGTGCTGCTGATATGCTGAAATCTGTGCCTGAGCCATTTCGTGAGTCTCTATCTGAGCTTCTTTCAAGGCTATCCCTTGACTTGACTTCAAAAATTGTTGCTCCCAATCCTGTGATTGCTGAGGTTGTTGACTGCTTTTCAAAAATGGGGCAAACCATCTTGAGTCCATCCCAGCATTCTGGAGTCAATGCAAGTTCAAGCACCCAAACAGGGGCTACAGAACACCCAATGCCTTCAGCAGTACCTGCGGAGACAAGTGCTATGAATGATGAACCTAGTCTAGAGGTGAGGATTGCAAATGTAACTAGAGGTGTGGGTGTGCCTGTCAATTCTGTGCTTGCTCCTGTTGATTTGAATCTGGATCCTCCTTGTGATTCCAATCCATCTGGATGCGCTAATGTCAACTCTGCACCAACACCTCATGTTGATGACAGGAAAGAAACAAAGAAGCAGAATGCTGGTCAGCCAAGTGAGAAGTGTTTTGGTGTTGGTGCATCCTCTAGCTCCACTGCCTCAGCTTTGCCAAGTTCACTTGGTACTGAATGTCCATTTAGTGGAATACCTGTGGTAAATGACTTATCTATTCCTCCTTTTATAGTGCCTCAAATGAGCTCGTCTAGAAGGAGTAATGGTCGCAATGATTCCATGGTTGGCATGTTCCATAGAGGTGTCCAGTGTGATGGTTGTGGTGTTCATCCCATCACTGGACCTCGGTACAAGTCCAAAGT AAGAGAGGATTACGATCTCTGCAGCATCTGCTTTATAGAAATGGGTAACGAATATGATTATATCAAGATGGACAGGCCAGTGTATTATAGGCATCCACGCTCATTCAAGGGGTTACACGATCAT TCACAGAATTACTGGGTTGGGCCCCCTCCACTATCACCTGTCATGAGACATTGCGGAGTAAAGCCGGCTCGAGCCAAGTTGGACAGCCGCTTCATTTTGGATGTGAATTTATTGGATGGTACAATGATGGCTTCATCAACTCCTTTTACCAAGATTTGGCGGATGCGCAATAGTGGCAGCATTGTGTGGCCTCAGGGATCACGGCTTGTGTGGATTGGGGGAGACAGATTCAGCCATGCAGATTCTGCTGACTTGGAG ATTCCTGCTGATGGTGTGCCTGTGGATGGGGAACTTGACATTGCAGTTGATTTTACCTCTCCTGAGTTACCTGGTCGATATATTTCATACTGGAGGATGGCATCCCCATCAGGCACAAAATTTGGGCAACGTGTCTGGGTTCTTATCCAG GTTGATGCTTCCGTGAAAGACTCGCTTAATGGAGTTAGAGGTTTGAACTTGAATTTGCTCCCTGATTGCAGTGGCTCCAAAAGCCCTCAAATAATAGATGTGAATCTGCAGCCTGTAATGGATAGTGGTTTTCTAGAGCCTTGCAATTCTACTTCAGTGCCAGTGCCCACAGTTGATGTTGAGCAGCCTAAGGAACAGGAGCTGAATTTCCCTATAAATGATACATTGTTAGTTGGTGATGGTGTTTCCAGTTCTGCTTCTAATCAGGCTCCTTCCTCTGTGTCATATCCTATCATAGACTTGCGTGACATGGCCCCTGTTGTGCCCTCAGAAGCCCTTCCTGCTATGGATGTCCCATCGTCATCTGATGATGTCACTGTAAAAGATGCTGTTGAGAAGTCTCTTCTTAAGGAACTTGAGGAGATGGGCTTCAAGCAGATTGATTTGAACAAGGAGATCTTGAGGATGAACGAGTACAACTTAGAACAGTCGGTGGATGATCTCTGTGGCGTTTCTGATTGGGATCCAATTCTTGAAGAGTTACAGGAGATG GGCTTCTCTGACAAGGAAATGAATAGGAGGCTGCTGAAGAAGAATAATGGGAGCATCAAGCGTGTTGTGATGGATCTCCTTACTGGGGAGAAAGCTTAA
- the LOC110616998 gene encoding protein JOKA2 isoform X2, whose amino-acid sequence MESTLVIKVRYGDTLRRFNAHVNESGQLDLNLSGLRAKILGLFNFPLNADLTLTYVDEDGDVVTLVDDDDLLDVMKQSLKFLRVNVQLNNDKHGKSYAKSSGSSTPMRSPRVQNPLSNINICAADMLKSVPEPFRESLSELLSRLSLDLTSKIVAPNPVIAEVVDCFSKMGQTILSPSQHSGVNASSSTQTGATEHPMPSAVPAETSAMNDEPSLEVRIANVTRGVGVPVNSVLAPVDLNLDPPCDSNPSGCANVNSAPTPHVDDRKETKKQNAGQPSEKCFGVGASSSSTASALPSSLGTECPFSGIPVVNDLSIPPFIVPQMSSSRRSNGRNDSMVGMFHRGVQCDGCGVHPITGPRYKSKVREDYDLCSICFIEMGNEYDYIKMDRPVYYRHPRSFKGLHDHNYWVGPPPLSPVMRHCGVKPARAKLDSRFILDVNLLDGTMMASSTPFTKIWRMRNSGSIVWPQGSRLVWIGGDRFSHADSADLEIPADGVPVDGELDIAVDFTSPELPGRYISYWRMASPSGTKFGQRVWVLIQVDASVKDSLNGVRGLNLNLLPDCSGSKSPQIIDVNLQPVMDSGFLEPCNSTSVPVPTVDVEQPKEQELNFPINDTLLVGDGVSSSASNQAPSSVSYPIIDLRDMAPVVPSEALPAMDVPSSSDDVTVKDAVEKSLLKELEEMGFKQIDLNKEILRMNEYNLEQSVDDLCGVSDWDPILEELQEMGFSDKEMNRRLLKKNNGSIKRVVMDLLTGEKA is encoded by the exons ATGGAGTCTACTCTGGTGATCAAG GTTAGGTATGGTGACACTCTTAGGCGTTTCAATGCTCATGTTAATGAGAGTGGACAACTTGATCTCAACTTGAGTGGGCTAAGGGCAAAAATCCTTGGTCTCTTTAATTTCCCTCTTAATGCTGATCTTACTCTGACTTATGTTGATGAAGATGGCGATGTTGTGACACTTGTTGATGATGATGATCTACTTGATGTGATGAAACAAAGCCTGAAATTTCTGAGGGTTAATGTACAGCTCAACAATGATAAACATGGTAAATCTTATGCTAAATCCAGTGGTAGTTCGACTCCCATGAGATCTCCTCGAGTTCAGAATCCATTGTCAAACATCAACATTTGTGCTGCTGATATGCTGAAATCTGTGCCTGAGCCATTTCGTGAGTCTCTATCTGAGCTTCTTTCAAGGCTATCCCTTGACTTGACTTCAAAAATTGTTGCTCCCAATCCTGTGATTGCTGAGGTTGTTGACTGCTTTTCAAAAATGGGGCAAACCATCTTGAGTCCATCCCAGCATTCTGGAGTCAATGCAAGTTCAAGCACCCAAACAGGGGCTACAGAACACCCAATGCCTTCAGCAGTACCTGCGGAGACAAGTGCTATGAATGATGAACCTAGTCTAGAGGTGAGGATTGCAAATGTAACTAGAGGTGTGGGTGTGCCTGTCAATTCTGTGCTTGCTCCTGTTGATTTGAATCTGGATCCTCCTTGTGATTCCAATCCATCTGGATGCGCTAATGTCAACTCTGCACCAACACCTCATGTTGATGACAGGAAAGAAACAAAGAAGCAGAATGCTGGTCAGCCAAGTGAGAAGTGTTTTGGTGTTGGTGCATCCTCTAGCTCCACTGCCTCAGCTTTGCCAAGTTCACTTGGTACTGAATGTCCATTTAGTGGAATACCTGTGGTAAATGACTTATCTATTCCTCCTTTTATAGTGCCTCAAATGAGCTCGTCTAGAAGGAGTAATGGTCGCAATGATTCCATGGTTGGCATGTTCCATAGAGGTGTCCAGTGTGATGGTTGTGGTGTTCATCCCATCACTGGACCTCGGTACAAGTCCAAAGT AAGAGAGGATTACGATCTCTGCAGCATCTGCTTTATAGAAATGGGTAACGAATATGATTATATCAAGATGGACAGGCCAGTGTATTATAGGCATCCACGCTCATTCAAGGGGTTACACGATCAT AATTACTGGGTTGGGCCCCCTCCACTATCACCTGTCATGAGACATTGCGGAGTAAAGCCGGCTCGAGCCAAGTTGGACAGCCGCTTCATTTTGGATGTGAATTTATTGGATGGTACAATGATGGCTTCATCAACTCCTTTTACCAAGATTTGGCGGATGCGCAATAGTGGCAGCATTGTGTGGCCTCAGGGATCACGGCTTGTGTGGATTGGGGGAGACAGATTCAGCCATGCAGATTCTGCTGACTTGGAG ATTCCTGCTGATGGTGTGCCTGTGGATGGGGAACTTGACATTGCAGTTGATTTTACCTCTCCTGAGTTACCTGGTCGATATATTTCATACTGGAGGATGGCATCCCCATCAGGCACAAAATTTGGGCAACGTGTCTGGGTTCTTATCCAG GTTGATGCTTCCGTGAAAGACTCGCTTAATGGAGTTAGAGGTTTGAACTTGAATTTGCTCCCTGATTGCAGTGGCTCCAAAAGCCCTCAAATAATAGATGTGAATCTGCAGCCTGTAATGGATAGTGGTTTTCTAGAGCCTTGCAATTCTACTTCAGTGCCAGTGCCCACAGTTGATGTTGAGCAGCCTAAGGAACAGGAGCTGAATTTCCCTATAAATGATACATTGTTAGTTGGTGATGGTGTTTCCAGTTCTGCTTCTAATCAGGCTCCTTCCTCTGTGTCATATCCTATCATAGACTTGCGTGACATGGCCCCTGTTGTGCCCTCAGAAGCCCTTCCTGCTATGGATGTCCCATCGTCATCTGATGATGTCACTGTAAAAGATGCTGTTGAGAAGTCTCTTCTTAAGGAACTTGAGGAGATGGGCTTCAAGCAGATTGATTTGAACAAGGAGATCTTGAGGATGAACGAGTACAACTTAGAACAGTCGGTGGATGATCTCTGTGGCGTTTCTGATTGGGATCCAATTCTTGAAGAGTTACAGGAGATG GGCTTCTCTGACAAGGAAATGAATAGGAGGCTGCTGAAGAAGAATAATGGGAGCATCAAGCGTGTTGTGATGGATCTCCTTACTGGGGAGAAAGCTTAA